The Drosophila gunungcola strain Sukarami unplaced genomic scaffold, Dgunungcola_SK_2 000078F, whole genome shotgun sequence genome has a window encoding:
- the LOC128264804 gene encoding protein PIP82, translated as MSHQQQQHQFHHYHHHIHQVQSESQLERCNSDSEQNPNRNTDRIGSTMDFRNLCQRIDVDSLKAKLPQLKLPKSLPKLRGRKIFRSSKSGADATGGTAAGLSKDGAQPHQNQLQVAPQSQQFINRTPQRISTISSLMYEGEQDEIRANLGRSQPGTYRSAGSLDDDYYAPGSGERASRPISPIKIPAGGADTAASGNSRPTLSQRLQRGYKNLSELRLKHIFARQTTVRRDNIEVDRYVEQYERELKSEKLARERRDREIAENYDIKIKTLAGTRQNTFEDDDELEHEQFEKSKIGHETDESGMEATPPLPSRRKPGIAATRFAKVRKPPLEMEGQQAGEEDQRPPRGRPSSYKQLLNKLPHLPSLPNLPQLSRGKEEASKSGENAEANNLGSKLGIRQNIKRLRKSIKRPDKIKPKVTPDSEEEEEPEGEAEGNKPKNPLGKSSAMNLRARLSRFASTEQLQQRWRKSFKGTKEHKEGESGAEPTAASGVLGGLLLGSQLEKTLAKLNEKVHQLKFFQRHASQNPETSPQPKPNTVGHEPVEIDDDEELAATYHRSDSFEAEHDEANDDSGEDISAEEAFGQMQPEKGASVSGNASAHAARQMAKLAEIQAASKSGAAAWSSESLEEMADEDYPRVLIHQEHSDAYESTLIIAVASKRSSLSPGIRNSPAATGIRGSPYPEITISASPSPAQTAAKRSPSPEFKTPAAGIKVPPSGANVWLPNEQIIAGFKEQATSWPAPTLYKPKSIDIFEAAAAGGSAAFADFDEALRNAPVLRISAGSSIDTSGEEADDSSSRVTRIRVQSPQIGNSRESLMAQEEEDEEEVDLPEEDEEEDGEEDEEASDRDASERPPSESPPPPPLPQRRPPPKPPATPPIYDTVPPPLPVTKPPETFAPAPPAVISRAVPQRSASMSRPPKPLVKTSSLRLTYNEQVRPGDVGKVNKLISRFEGGRPRLCPRRMHSEEYERSARADDDDDEVEPEMDQILELQITERRAMDSVTPTNRAVVIPQITLNNNNNNNNNDNNNSERQLDDELDEIAKSRKKKSTELALDRQNSNCSRSEYGSPLSFPSSRRSSTPTNLNFNSNSNPIPNLSSNPNQNPSQVLQQQRRSRRSMTRDDDNFYSFDSDEENSYYSISPSGSSRYVVEI; from the exons ATgagccaccagcagcagcagcatcagttTCATCACTACCATCATCATATCCATCAAGTGCAATCGGAATCGCAGCTGGAGCGATGTAACTCCGATTCGGAGCAAAATCCCAATAGGAATACGGATCGCATTGGCTCTACTATGGATTTTCGTAATCTATGCCAGCGCATCGATGTAGACAGTTTGAAAG CCAAATTGCCACAACTGAAGCTGCCCAAATCGCTGCCCAAGTTACGTGGTCGCAAGATTTTTCGCAGCTCCAAGAGCGGAGCCGATGCAACCGGCGGAACAGCGGCAGGACTCTCGAAAGATGGAGCACAGCCGCATCAAAATCAGCTCCAGGTGGCACCCCAGTCCCAGCAGTTCATCAACAGGACACCCCAGAGGATCTCCACCATCAGTTCGCTGATGTACGAGGGTGAACAGGATGAGATTCGGGCCAATCTGGGCAGATCGCAGCCGGGAACGTATCGAAGTGCTGGTAGTCTCGATGACGACTACTATGCGCCCGGGAGCGGAGAAAGAGCCTCGCGTCCCATCAGTCCCATTAAAATACCAGCTGGCGGGGCAGACACTGCTGCGTCTGGGAATTCCAGACCCACATTGAGCCAACGATTGCAGAGGGGCTACAAGAATCTCAGCGAACTGAGGCTCAAGCACATCTTCGCCAGGCAGACGACGGTGCGAAGGGACAACATCGAGGTGGATCGCTATGTGGAGCAGTACGAGCGGGAACTGAAGTCGGAGAAATTGGCCCGCGAACGCAGGGATCGCGAAATAGCCGAGAACTATGACATCAAGATCAAGACTCTGGCGGGCACTAGACAAAACACTTtcgaggacgacgacgagctgGAACACGAACAGTTCGAGAAGAGCAAGATCGGCCATGAAACCGACGAGAGCGGCATGGAGGCCACACCGCCACTGCCCAGTCGACGAAAGCCAGGCATAGCCGCCACCAGGTTCGCCAAGGTCAGGAAGCCGCCCTTGGAAATGGAGGGGCAGCAGGCGGGCGAAGAGGACCAACGTCCGCCACGAGGTCGTCCCAGTAGCTACAAGCAATTGCTCAACAAATTGCCCCATCTACCGAGTCTGCCCAATCTGCCACAACTGTCCAGGGGCAAGGAGGAGGCGTCTAAGAGCGGCGAGAACGCTGAGGCAAATAATCTGGGCTCAAAGTTGGGCATAAGGCAGAACATCAAGAGGCTTAGGAAGTCCATCAAAAGGCCAGACAAGATCAAGCCCAAGGTCACACCCGATTCGGAGGAGGAAGAGGAGCCCGAGGGCGAGGCCGAGGGCAATAAGCCCAAAAATCCACTTGGCAAGAGCTCGGCCATGAATTTAAGAGCTCGTCTCAGTCGTTTTGCGTCCACAGAACAACTGCAACAGCGGTGGCGCAAGAGCTTCAAGGGCACCAAGGAACATAAGGAGGGCGAATCGGGTGCAGAGCCCACGGCGGCGTCTGGCGTTCTGGGCGGCCTGCTGCTGGGCTCCCAACTGGAGAAGACCCTGGCCAAGCTCAACGAGAAGGTGCATCAGCTAAAGTTTTTTCAGCGCCACGCCAGCCAAAACCCGGAAACGTCGCCACAGCCCAAACCCAATACGGTGGGTCACGAGCCGGTCGAGATTGATGATGACGAGGAACTGGCGGCCACCTACCATCGCAGCGATAGCTTCGAGGCTGAGCACGACGAGGCGAACGATGACAGCGGCGAGGATATATCCGCTGAGGAGGCCTTTGGCCAGATGCAGCCGGAGAAGGGCGCATCCGTATCGGGAAATGCGAGCGCCCACGCTGCTCGCCAGATGGCAAAGCTGGCTGAGATTCAGGCGGCGTCGAAGAGCGGAGCGGCCGCGTGGAGCAGCGAATCGCTGGAGGAGATGGCCGACGAGGACTATCCGAGGGTGCTAATCCACCAGGAGCACTCCGATGCCTACGAATCCACGCTGATCATAGCGGTGGCCTCGAAGAGAAGCTCGCTTTCTCCGGGCATCAGAAATTCACCAGCTGCTACTGGAATCCGAGGATCTCCCTATCCTGAGATCACAATTTCAGCTTCCCCGTCTCCTGCCCAAACTGCGGCCAAGAGAAGTCCCTCGCCGGAATTCAAAACCCCAGCAGCTGGCATTAAAGTTCCGCCATCTGGGGCCAACGTTTGGTTGCCCAACGAACAGATCATTGCCGGCTTCAAGGAGCAGGCAACATCCTGGCCAGCTCCCACATTGTACAAGCCCAAGAGCATCGATATATTCGAGGCTGCGGCCGCGGGAGGCTCTGCAGCCTTTGCCGATTTCGATGAGGCCCTGCGAAATGCCCCAGTTTTGAGGATAAGTGCCGGGAGTAGCATCGATACCAGTGGCGAGGAGGCCGACGACAGCAGTTCCCGGGTCACAAGGATACGGGTGCAGAGTCCACAGATCGGGAACAGTAGGGAGAGCCTGATGgcccaggaggaggaggacgaagAGGAAGTAGATCTGCCTGaagaggatgaggaggaggatggggaggaggatgaggaggcaTCGGATCGAGATGCCTCGGAACGACCGCCATCGGAgtcgccaccgccgccgccactACCACAGCGGCGTCCGCCTCCCAAGCccccggccacgccccccatTTACGATACAGTGCCTCCGCCGCTGCCGGTGACCAAACCGCCGGAAACATTTGCACCCGCTCCACCCGCTGTCATCAGCAGGGCAGTACCCCAAAGAAGCGCCTCCATGTCGCGACCGCCCAAGCCACTGGTGAAGACCAGTTCCCTGCGACTCACCTACAACGAGCAGGTGCGACCCGGGGATGTGGGCAAGGTCAATAAGCTGATATCCCGTTTCGAGGGCGGAAGACCACGACTTTGTCCACGGCGTATGCACAGCGAGGAGTACGAGCGAAGTGCGCGAGcagatgacgacgacgacgaggtgGAGCCGGAGATGGATCAAATCTTGGAGCTTCAAATAACCGAAAGACGAGCCATGGACTCGGTGACACCCACGAATCGGGCTGTGGTTATACCCCAAATAACtctcaacaacaacaacaacaacaacaacaacgacaacaacaatagtGAAAGGCAACTCGACGACGAGTTGGACGAGATCGCCAAAAGTAGAAAAAAGAAATCCACGGAATTGGCTCTGGATCGCCAGAACTCCAATTGCAGCAGATCGGAGTACGGTTCACCACTATCGTTCCCCAGCAGCAGACGCAGTTCCACACCGACGAACCTCAACttcaactccaactccaatcCCATTCCGAATCTCAGTTCCAATCCCAACCAGAATCCCAGTCAAGTCCTGCAACAGCAACGACGCAGCCGACGATCAATGACCCGCGATGATGACAATTTCTATAGCTTCGATAGCGACGAAG agaacaGCTACTACTCCATAAGTCCCTCGGGCAGCAGTCGCTATGTAGTAGAGATctaa